A window of the Mus pahari chromosome 1, PAHARI_EIJ_v1.1, whole genome shotgun sequence genome harbors these coding sequences:
- the LOC110322851 gene encoding interferon-induced very large GTPase 1-like yields MATTKCIPDEPQLRSRRNDDLQEMLNDVGLSVDYWLPKLQEDLGVTSAQALQYLDKRALQKLKSQTQHAWEKKALEKLLDLSQPNSVAELQETPGEMIKNRQRQAGQALQALRALQSEGKHREEEAVRRKEAELRQAMEIPEECWPTEEVPLKDITEIMERHLSHMEQTLTHSQNLSDGDLVRWASGGLALQGIYKTNHPRSLIQKTEELLSVPKQFSLVGPEQGTWTETKEFSSFQEQAMFTQTIKMMGFSPNSLVKSKGWGLSLEAGMGQNRQTESEDIHQSHSEQTYFCSARFSYIPLATCHFHINDLQLSKAALQELKSIEELLEQTAHHQDGFPLLRHRAENFFHRFGSHANQGPLQLGGIYCWKAISEGFKSEHLADVKQQTEESLDIYIRGSYSGFGVNVGASVNMADSHSKKTSYSTTHQNFQTKVQLSIAKIGGPAEADGIAQWTAGLVACNQTWSVIDRGLQLVPIWDIILSSHRTDFKNALRVANCLKDNYTALTGLPAQIQEGEEFLTAKKEAKLFLEDVKCWEVSDPEEQLSKLIDFMQTLSQKIKGYNIWINTCLTDWDLQNFLINTVNFCKNSPTYKTQFIKSQLCSLLEPHVYKVANFPQAQSIIQWINQSESEEELVKITSFSEFIKTLKKTHEYLMEVNFKNESPETVEEAKKTVTYEVTTALSSFLKYLRETEQPDMQLLLLSIAAGAGYQLANSIFQHLLGCDELKFILDQIQSSQHKYQELKNICNYKAQAFLVLTTLRATIEISDVSKEEKGQRLTLIKQHMGTLLSEEVAHVLTKHGEHHDWENLENDLRLLIEGDDKVTTHSLQMDEVKKQLQSLCHEKKQTYKQQSNETSTKEMIENGPFLXLLQRLGLDNYYPRRMHXDDFHLIYKTSVYNSQPRSEKELPFYFLQKLLMLDYGLRHLVFNDDESIKKQISIGSSNHENEDFDPYEDVIKDNDSPGYPSDTESWPHIHPMDIQMAIFHCADHLTRKFILSKLSICQYALPLVVPNPNIPQIEFYLWSLRXIRKSWQDASKSPQDKSYSHRNQQMXRVSTPIVSFIRVGNGLSASKSQIMNSLLSKRKHDVFFHRHCRGSNKHCVLMGGVVEICWFCPAGQDEDMFDKCLMFTNLHGDAKEHSQQLSFLQDVSSLIVILMSASDNNKENQKLVRHLCQSSTPLICLIDDKEKAXAXTSGKRMRIGIKNRNEAELTEELTNAIKHCLELSNTALSLEDCSQRAREQGFLIDEDQRDCKEAKEKAQTIMALLEEYKLSQTKENLLPLQGQLWHLWCKKDKEFYHLREKGNRSIEQHKSEIETEKRIIRRQQLEKAFPLNDLMRSVLELLQDYSETHNKLYFLQWLTLFFDNLTIEHLKKLHEKQRSLWLRIQTEKQKAQKSNSLTLWQKQIEAISTEIHDCTLGIEHLLREVGQIYEALEETSSSRDSLFLCLPQIAADLMIAGVPIELMXGDASYVPLKWVAAIFDKISEKVGDKRLFVLSVLGLQSSGKSTLLNALFGLQFTVSAGRCTKGAYMQLLKVEETFTEELGFDYVLVVDTEGLRAPELNNKSQNWDNELATFVIGLGNLTLINIFGENPSEMQDVLQIAVQAFLRMKQVKISPSCLFIHQNVGEVTAKDQNMEGRRCLEQRLDEMAVTAAEQEECSNVSHFNDVIKFDVNNHVYYFAHLWDGNPPMAPPNPRYSHNIQELKSRIILTAKQEPRGSIIKISDVKFRVQDLWKALVNENFIFSFRNTREIMAMSKLETMYNHWTWELRSHMLDFQNQLINQIQNGKVQALKTSIFEVPVTEKYIAIKQELEKYFSEDPDNEILVQWKSNFENKLTILKEALISDTRRKANELIHLKKNQERLDKKKSSYENELLERSRKLALTVKGKELNEEELYEKFNPLWKKWVCDVSLDLPPVIEPDIDTDSENILWEYFQKEINMVDILMRYSEEKFQINYDEHVKMNKKYNFMTRTLKVCDREAINMTTENIITRFNKTIDNIHIQQCDYNISYFHEILRIIEEEVKSAHTEERYTFTSKYIIDLSLCLFQRASKSFKEMHKAFKRANDPVNYLERKKDDFFMSFKISCQGATSIKTFVDFLWHKLTPAISATIRGKMVLKIAGDMRSSCPEFNGNRANLEKHILISLAEEENFDNYWQYLHHTKSFFSSYIANRIKQYCSDEGSKKIKTFLKISLGDIKNAILSAIHESTAVAKAKGSTASGWLDLFCDHLGSNLIFPRRDLVSIEHQEITDTEFLKEAMSRALDPAMRKVEEDCSSKPMDEIVPDTEKILSEHLCGCWKQCPFCKAICTNTIPQHEGDHSVPFHRPQAVSGWYKHKTDHFVIDCCTSSVASDRFMLLGNNREIPYKNYRQAGGDYATWSITPDLSTQSYWKWFVSHFRSKLEDKYQKKFTDTGEIPEAWAKITKEDVLNDLKEQ; encoded by the coding sequence ATGGCAACAACAAAGTGCATTCCTGATGAGCCTCAGCTAAGAAGCAGAAGGAATGATGATCTCCAGGAGATGCTGAATGATGTGGGACTGTCTGTTGACTACTGGCTACCTAAGCTTCAGGAAGATCTGGGTGTGACCTCTGCCCAGGCCTTACAATATTTGGACAAAAGAGCCCTCCAGAAGCTGAAGTCCCAGACACAGCACGCTTGGGAGAAAAAGGCTCTAGAGAAGCTGCTGGACCTCTCACAGCCAAATAGTGTTGCAGAGCTGCAGGAGACTCCAGGGGAGATGATAAagaacaggcagaggcaggcaggccaggcACTGCAGGCTCTGAGAGCCTTGCAGTCAGAAGGGaagcacagagaggaagaggcagtgaGGAGAAAAGAAGCAGAGCTGAGACAAGCAATGGAGATCCCTGAGGAGTGCTGGCCAACGGAAGAAGTGCCCCTAAAAGACATCACTGAAATAATGGAGAGACATCTCAGTCACATGGAACAGACCCTGACTCACAGTCAAAATCTCTCAGATGGAGACCTGGTAAGATGGGCATCTGGAGGGCTGGCCCTGCAGGGAATTTATAAAACTAACCACCCAAGAAGCCTgattcagaagacagaagagctACTCAGTGTCCCTAAGCAGTTCTCCCTTGTCGGTCCAGAACAAGGCACATGGACAGAAACAAAGGAATTTTCATCTTTTCAAGAACAAGCCATGTTTACACAGACTATAAAGATGATGGGTTTCAGTCCAAACTCCTTGGTTAAAAGCAAAGGTTGGGGACTTAGTCTAGAAGCTGGTATGGgtcaaaacagacagacagaatctgAGGATATCCACCAATCCCATTCAGAGCAAACTTATTTCTGCTCAGCGAGGTTCAGCTACATCCCATTGGCCACCTGCCATTTTCACATCAATGATCTTCAGCTCTCCAAGGCTGCTCTCCAGGAACTAAAAAGTATTGAAGAACTCCTGGAGCAGACTGCACACCACCAAGATGGGTTCCCCTTACTGAGGCACAGGGCTGAAAACTTTTTCCACAGGTTTGGCTCTCATGCTAACCAAGGTCCGCTGCAACTGGGGGGAATCTACTGCTGGAAAGCCATTTCAGAAGGTTTCAAAAGTGAACACTTGGCTGATGTAAAACAGCAAACAGAAGAGTCattggatatttacattagggGCAGCTATAGTGGCTTTGGAGTTAACGTTGGTGCAAGTGTAAATATGGCAGACTCACACTCAAAAAAAACATCTTATAGTACAACTCATCAAAACTTTCAAACCAAGGTGCAACTATCCATAGCCAAGATAGGCGGAccagcagaagcagatggaatTGCCCAGTGGACAGCTGGCCTTGTAGCTTGCAATCAAACCTGGTCTGTCATTGATAGGGGACTACAGTTGGTACCTATTTGGGACATCATTTTGTCTAGCCATAGAACTGATTTTAAGAATGCTCTTCGAGTGGCTAACTGCCTAAAAGACAACTACACTGCTCTGACTGGACTCCCTGCCCAGATTCAAGAGGGGGAAGAATTTCTTACTGCTAAAAAAGAAGCTAAGCTTTTCCTAGAGGATGTGAAATGCTGGGAGGTTTCTGATCCTGAAGAACAGCTTAGTAAGTTAATAGATTTTATGCAAACATTGagtcaaaaaataaaaggttataaCATTTGGATTAACACATGCCTCACAGATTGGGATCTGCAGAATTTTCTAATAAATACTGTCAACTTCTGCAAAAATTCACCCACTTACAAAACTCAGTTTATTAAATCTCAGTTGTGCAGCCTTCTAGAACCTCATGTCTACAAAGTGGCAAACTTTCCTCAGGCACAATCCATCATACAGTGGATCAACCAGTCAGAGTCAGAGGAAGAGCTAGTCAAAATCACCTCATTTTCTGAATTCATTAAGACCCTAAAGAAAACCCACGAATACCTGATGGAAGTAAATTTCAAAAATGAGTCCCCAGAAACagtggaagaagcaaagaaaacagttACATATGAGGTCACcacagctctcagctccttcttgaAATACCTCAGAGAAACAGAGCAGCCAGACATGCAGCTGCTGCTACTCTCCATTGCAGCTGGTGCAGGCTATCAGTTGGCAAACAGTATTTTTCAGCATCTTCTGGGGTGTGATGAGTTAAAGTTCATCTTGGATCAAATTCAAAGTAGCCAACACAAATACCAAGagcttaaaaatatttgcaattaCAAAGCCCAGGCATTCCTGGTGCTCACAACTCTAAGAGCCACAATTGAAATCTCAGATGTttctaaagaagagaaaggacaacGTTTGACATTAATAAAACAACATATGGGGACACTGCTGTCTGAAGAAGTTGCACATGTTCTCACAAAACATGGAGAACATCATGACTGGGAAAATCTGGAGAATGATTTGAGATTACTCATTGAGGGGGACGATAAAGTCACCACCCATTCCTTACAAATGGATGAGGTAAAAAAACAATTGCAAAGTCTCTGCCATGAAAAGAAACAGACCTATAAACAACAAAGTAATGAAACCAGCACTAAGGAAATGATAGAAAATGGACCTTTCCTGGANTTACTCCAACGTCTAGGCCTAGACAATTACTATCCAAGAAGGATGCACANAGATGACTTCCATCTGATCTATAAGACCTCTGTGTACAATTCACAGCCAAGGTCTGAAAAGGAGCTTCCATTCTATTTCCTACAAAAGCTACTGATGTTGGATTATGGGTTGAGACATCTTGTCTTCAATGATGATGAAAGCATAAAAAAACAGATCTCCATAGGTTCCTCCAatcatgaaaatgaagattttgatCCATATGAGGATGTCATTAAAGACAATGACAGTCCTGGCTATCCTTCAGACACTGAGTCCTGGCCCCACATTCACCCAATGGATATCCAGATGGCCATTTTTCACTGTGCAGATCATCTTACCAGGAAATTCATTTTGTCCAAACTTTCCATTTGTCAATATGCACTCCCCCTTGTGGTACCAAATCCCAATATTCCTCAGATTGAATTTTATCTCTGGTCTCTCAGACANATTAGGAAAAGTTGGCAAGATGCAAGTAAATCTCCACAGGACAAGAGCTACAGTCACAGAAATCAGCAGATGTGNCGTGTCTCTACCCCCATTGTGTCCTTCATTAGAGTTGGAAATGGNCTCTCTGCTTCCAAATCTCAGATCATGAACTCTCTTCTCAGTAAACGTAAACATGATGTGTTTTTTCACAGACACTGCAGAGGAAGCAACAAACACTGTGTCCTGATGGGGGGAGTGGTGGAAATCTGCTGGTTCTGTCCAGCCGGCCAAGATGAGGACATGTTTGACAAGTGTCTGATGTTCACCAATCTTCATGGAGATGCCAAGGAACATAGCCAACAACTCAGCTTCCTCCAAGATGTCTCTTCTCTCATTGTGATCCTCATGTCAGCTTCtgataacaataaagaaaaccaaaagcttGTCAGACACCTCTGTCAGTCATCAACACCTTTGATCTGCTTGATTGATGACAAAGAAAAGGCCANAGCAAANACTTCTggtaaaagaatgagaattggCATCAAGAATAGAAATGAGGCAGAATTAACAGAGGAGCTCACCAATGCCATCAAACATTGCCTAGAGCTCTCTAACACTGCTCTCAGTTTGGAGGACTGTTCACAGAGAGCTCGAGAACAAGGATTCCTTATTGATGAAGACCAGAGAGACTgcaaggaagccaaagaaaaggctCAGACTATAATGGCCCTCCTGGAGGAATACAAGTTATCtcagacaaaagaaaatttactacCCCTTCAAGGACAACTCTGGCACCTTTGGtgtaagaaagacaaagaatTCTATCATCTGAGAGAAAAGGGGAATCGTAGCATTGAACAACACAAGAGTGAGattgaaacagagaaaagaataatTCGACGTCAGCAGTTGGAAAAAGCCTTTCCTCTCAATGATTTAATGCGATCTGTTCTTGAACTCCTCCAAGACTATTCAGAAACCCATAACAAACTCTACTTTTTGCAGTGGCTGACTCTGTTTTTTGACAACCTGACAATAGAACACCtgaaaaaattacatgaaaagcAGAGATCTTTGTGGTTAAGgatacaaacagaaaagcaaaaagcaCAGAAGAGCAACTCCCTGACACTCTGGCAGAAGCAGATAGAAGCCATCTCCACAGAGATTCATGACTGTACTTTAGGAATTGAGCACCTTCTCCGAGAAGTTGGCCAGATCTATGAAGCTCTGGAAGAAACCTCCTCCTCTAGAGACAgcctttttctctgcctccctcagaTTGCTGCGGACCTGATGATAGCTGGGGTTCCCATTGAGCTGATGGANGGGGATGCTTCATATGTGCCTCTAAAGTGGGTAGCAGCTATTTTTGACAAGATCTCAGAGAAAGTTGGAGACAAAAGGCTATTTGTTCTCTCCGTCCTTGgccttcagagctcagggaagtCTACCCTGTTGAATGCCCTGTTTGGGCTGCAGTTCACAGTCAGTGCAGGCAGGTGTACCAAGGGGGCCTACATGCAGCTTCTGAAGGTGGAAGAGACATTCACAGAAGAACTTGGCTTTGATTATGTGCTTGTTGTAGACACAGAAGGACTTCGAGCTCCCGAACTCAACAACAAATCCCAGAATTGGGACAATGAGTTGGCAACCTTTGTGATTGGCCTTGGAAACTTGACTCTGATCAATATTTTTGGGGAGAATCCCTCAGAGATGCAAGACGTCCTACAAATAGCTGTCCAAGCCTTTCTAAGAATGAAACAAGTAAAAATCTCCCCCAGTTGCCTCTTTATCCATCAAAATGTGGGAGAAGTTACAGCTAAGGACCAAAATATGGAAGGACGGAGGtgtttagagcagagactggatGAAATGGCAGTAACAGCTGCAGAACAAGAAGAATGCTCAAATGTATCCCACTTCAATGATGTCATTAAGTTTGATGTCAATAATCATGTCTACTACTTTGCTCACCTCTGGGATGGCAATCCTCCAATGGCCCCTCCCAATCCTCGTTATAGTCACAATATTCAGGAACTAAAGAGTAGAATTATTTTGACTGCCAAACAGGAACCCAGAGGTAGTATCATAAAGATATCAGATGTCAAATTTCGAGTACAAGATTTGTGGAAAGCCCTGGTCAATGAGAACTTCATTTTCAGCTTCAGGAACACCAGAGAGATTATGGCCATGAGCAAGCTGGAAACAATGTATAACCACTGGACCTGGGAGCTGAGGAGTCACATGCTGGACTTTCAAAACCAGCTAATCAATCAGATTCAGAATGGGAAAGTTCAGGCACTCAAAACAAGCATATTTGAGGTTCCAGTCACAGAAAAGTATATAGCAATTAAGCAAGAACTTGAAAAATACTTCAGTGAAGACCCAGACAATGAAATACTGGTTCAATGGAAatcaaattttgaaaataagctAACAATCCTTAAAGAGGCACTGATTTCAGATACCAGAAGGAAAGCCAATGaacttattcatttaaaaaagaatcaagaaaggCTGGATAAAAAGAAGTCAAGTTATGAAAATGAATTGTTGGAAAGAAGCAGAAAGTTGGCTTTAACTGTAAAAGGTAAAGAATTAAATGAAGAAGAGTTATATGAAAAATTCAATCCACTTTGGAAAAAATGGGTCTGTGATGTGTCCTTAGATCTTCCTCCAGTCATAGAACCTGACATTGACACAGATTCTGAAAACATCCTCTGGGAGTATTTCCAAAAGGAGATAAACATGGTGGACATACTAATGAGATATtctgaagaaaaatttcaaataaattatgatgagcatgtaaaaatgaataagaagTATAACTTCATGACTCGGACATTAAAGGTCTGTGATAGGGAAGCCATTAATATGACCACTGAAAATATTATTACAAGATTTAATAAAACTATTGACAATATTCATATACAACAGTGTGATTATAATATAAGTTATTTCCATGAAATCCTGAGAATAATAGAAGAAGAAGTAAAATCTGCACATACTGAGGAAAGATATACATTTACAAGCAAATACATCATTGACTTATCCTTGTGCTTATTCCAAAGAGCATCTAAGAGTTTTAAGGAAATGCACAAGGCATTCAAGAGAGCAAATGACCCTGTGAACTatctggagagaaagaaagatgatttctTTATGAGTTTTAAGATCTCCTGCCAAGGTGCCACCTCCATCAAaacatttgttgattttctttggCACAAGCTCACCCCTGCTATCTCTGCCACCATAAGGGGGAAAATGGTCCTTAAAATTGCTGGAGACATGCGATCTAGCTGCCCTGAATTCAATGGAAATAGGGCTAACTTAGAGAAGCATATTCTCATTTCTCtggcagaagaagaaaattttgaTAATTACTGGCAGTACCTTCATCATACAAAATCTTTTTTTAGCAGCTATATTGCAAACCGTATTAAACAATACTGTTCAGATGaaggaagtaaaaaaataaagacttttttaaaaataagtttaggTGACATCAAGAATGCCATCCTGTCTGCCATTCATGAATCCACAGCAGTAGCTAAAGCTAAAGGCAGCACTGCATCTGGCTGGCTGGATTTGTTCTGTGACCACCTAGGGAGCAACCTCATCTTCCCAAGGAGAGACCTGGTAAGCATCGAGCACCAGGAGATAACAGATACTGAGTTTCTCAAAGAAGCCATGAGCAGAGCTTTGGATCCTGCAATGAGGAAAGTAGAAGAGGATTGTTCAAGTAAGCCCATGGATGAAATTGTTCCTGACACTGAGAAAATTCTCTCTGAGCatctctgtggctgctggaaacAGTGTCCTTTTTGTAAGGCAATTTGTACAAACACCATTCCCCAACACGAAGGAGACCACAGTGTCCCATTCCACCGTCCTCAGGCTGTCAGTGGTTGGTATAAGCATAAAACAGACCACTTTGTCATTGATTGTTGTACCAGTTCAGTAGCAAGTGACCGCTTCATGCTTTTGGGAAATAACCGGGAAATCCCATATAAGAACTACCGACAGGCAGGAGGGGATTATGCCACGTGGAGCATCACCCCAGATTTATCCACCCAGTCATACTGGAAATGGTTTGTCTCACACTTCAGATCAAAACTAGAGGATAAATACCAGAAAAAATTTACAGATACGGGTGAAATTCCAGAGGCATGGGCCAAAATCACAAAGGAGGATGTGCTCAATGActtgaaagaacaataa